One genomic segment of Nonomuraea coxensis DSM 45129 includes these proteins:
- a CDS encoding ferrochelatase — protein sequence MADYDALLLLSFGGPEGPDDVMPFLENVVRGRGVPRERLLEVAEHYQGFGGVSPINQQNRELLEALRPVLDVPVYWGNRNWHPFGEDTVRRMKDDGVRKAAVLATSAFAGYSSCRQYYEDIKRISIEGGPELIKMRHFGDHPGFVAAMADHTRAALERLGRDDARLVFTAHSIPVSMAETAGPSGGLYEAQIRRSAELVNKALGRDEPWDLVWQSRSGPPQVPWLEPDVCDFLRGTDAPAVVLVPIGFVSDHMEVVYDLDTEARDVAAERGLPMERAATVGTHPSFVRMVRELMAEPEPVPCPLTCCPAPRRHR from the coding sequence GTGGCTGATTACGACGCTCTGCTGCTGCTGTCGTTCGGCGGCCCCGAGGGCCCCGACGACGTGATGCCGTTCCTGGAGAACGTGGTGCGCGGGCGCGGCGTGCCGCGCGAGCGGCTGCTGGAGGTCGCCGAGCACTACCAGGGCTTCGGCGGGGTCAGCCCGATCAACCAGCAGAACCGCGAGCTCCTGGAGGCGCTGCGCCCGGTCCTCGACGTGCCCGTCTACTGGGGCAACCGCAACTGGCACCCGTTCGGCGAGGACACCGTACGGCGGATGAAGGACGACGGCGTCCGCAAGGCGGCCGTCCTCGCCACCTCCGCCTTCGCCGGCTACTCCAGCTGCCGCCAGTACTACGAGGACATCAAGCGCATCTCGATCGAGGGCGGCCCCGAGCTGATCAAGATGCGGCACTTCGGCGACCACCCCGGCTTCGTGGCCGCCATGGCCGACCACACCCGCGCGGCGCTGGAGCGGCTCGGCCGCGACGACGCCCGCCTCGTGTTCACCGCCCACAGCATCCCGGTCTCCATGGCCGAGACCGCCGGCCCGTCAGGCGGCCTGTACGAGGCCCAGATCCGCCGCAGCGCCGAACTGGTGAACAAGGCGCTCGGCCGCGACGAGCCGTGGGACCTCGTGTGGCAGTCGCGCAGCGGCCCGCCGCAGGTGCCGTGGCTGGAGCCGGACGTCTGCGACTTCCTGCGCGGGACCGACGCCCCGGCGGTCGTGCTGGTGCCGATCGGGTTCGTCTCCGACCACATGGAGGTCGTCTACGACCTCGACACCGAGGCCAGGGACGTCGCCGCGGAGCGCGGCCTGCCCATGGAGCGGGCGGCCACCGTGGGCACGCACCCGAGCTTCGTGCGGATGGTGCGCGAGCTGATGGCGGAGCCCGAGCCGGTGCCCTGCCCGCTCACCTGCTGCCCGGCGCCGCGCCGGCACCGGTAG
- a CDS encoding lytic transglycosylase domain-containing protein, which produces MSGLPSFRAVMLMVIAVVVATVATGGVIVLLDDGLVSGARERGGASEPARSPTAAPRLDQLVPTTEPAGERREFGEGGPGVSVTPPRVLAIATAEVPKETRLRLGALKNVQKVVVVDAGRVKLTGTPLNLLAVDPAHFRSWTPQAVADQPAVWSALAKGELVVESEAARRYGMVPGAYYQVDGGPKLRLAASAPLGLTGVDGLVGADLGRSLGFAPGVAVLLHGKPGRIGAAGVRRLLGEGAQVALLDAAARVRKQRPTAAAQQTPQSVNVGRPGTYLELYRLAAARCPGLSWTVLAAIGQVESGHGRNNGPSSAGALGPMQFMPATWKHYGVDGDGDGKADIWSPYDAVPSAAGYLCANGAGKGGEKLRKAIWFYNHSWDYVNKVMGIAEAYARTYA; this is translated from the coding sequence GTGTCCGGTCTTCCCTCCTTCCGTGCGGTCATGCTGATGGTCATCGCGGTGGTCGTGGCCACGGTGGCGACCGGCGGCGTCATCGTCCTGCTGGACGACGGCCTGGTCAGCGGCGCGCGGGAGCGCGGCGGCGCGTCGGAGCCCGCCCGCTCGCCCACGGCCGCGCCCCGCCTCGACCAGCTCGTGCCGACCACCGAGCCGGCGGGCGAACGGCGGGAGTTCGGCGAGGGCGGCCCGGGCGTGAGCGTGACCCCGCCGCGGGTGCTCGCGATCGCCACGGCCGAGGTGCCCAAGGAGACCAGGCTCAGGCTGGGCGCGCTGAAGAACGTGCAGAAGGTCGTCGTCGTGGACGCCGGCCGGGTCAAGCTCACCGGCACACCGCTCAACCTGCTGGCCGTGGACCCGGCCCACTTCCGCTCCTGGACGCCGCAGGCCGTCGCCGACCAGCCCGCCGTGTGGAGCGCCCTGGCCAAGGGAGAACTGGTCGTCGAGTCGGAGGCGGCCCGCAGGTACGGCATGGTGCCCGGCGCGTACTACCAGGTGGACGGCGGGCCAAAGCTGCGCCTGGCGGCCTCGGCGCCGCTCGGGCTCACCGGCGTGGACGGCCTGGTCGGCGCGGACCTCGGCCGCTCCCTGGGCTTCGCGCCGGGCGTGGCGGTGCTGCTGCACGGCAAGCCCGGGAGGATCGGCGCGGCCGGGGTGCGCAGGCTGCTCGGCGAGGGCGCCCAGGTCGCCCTGCTGGACGCCGCCGCCCGCGTCAGGAAGCAGCGGCCCACGGCGGCCGCCCAGCAGACCCCGCAGAGCGTCAACGTCGGCCGCCCCGGCACCTACCTGGAGCTCTACCGGCTCGCCGCCGCCCGCTGCCCCGGCCTGTCATGGACGGTGCTGGCCGCGATCGGGCAGGTCGAGAGCGGGCACGGCCGCAACAACGGCCCGTCGAGCGCGGGCGCGCTCGGGCCCATGCAGTTCATGCCCGCGACGTGGAAGCACTACGGCGTGGACGGCGACGGCGACGGCAAGGCCGACATCTGGAGCCCGTACGACGCCGTGCCGAGCGCGGCCGGCTACCTGTGCGCCAACGGCGCGGGCAAGGGCGGCGAGAAGCTGCGCAAGGCGATCTGGTTCTACAACCACTCGTGGGACTACGTGAACAAGGTCATGGGGATCGCCGAGGCGTACGCCAGGACCTACGCGTAG
- a CDS encoding MFS transporter has protein sequence MVGPYRGLFDGPGIKAFVLAGFAGRMPMSMLGIGVVLLISGVTGSYATAGGVAAASNLAFAIGAPMSGRLMDRFGQNRVIPPFAVLNALALAALMICAFLGLPEWTLYLSGLVVGGTSLSVGSLVRARWSAIHGGSARLHTAFAFESVVDEVVFVTGPALVTLLATRFNPYMGLLVALVFMLAGCLTLATQRRTQPPVAEHRATGGTPILIPGIALLSCVYVAMGAVFGSVDLVTVAFAEEQGVKGAAGLLLASFAGGSMISGLWFGSRHWRISLRGRFVRALMVFALGLLPISFIGDARVMAAALFLAGFAISPTLITGFSLVERLAPPSLLTEGMAWISTALGIGVAVGAWAGGHLTEAAGASDAYVFALGAAVLALVVGIGGSGLLRLPEAASPAES, from the coding sequence GTGGTCGGGCCTTACCGGGGGCTGTTCGACGGGCCTGGCATCAAGGCGTTCGTGCTGGCCGGGTTCGCCGGCCGGATGCCGATGTCCATGCTGGGGATCGGCGTCGTCTTACTCATCTCCGGCGTCACCGGCTCCTACGCCACCGCGGGCGGCGTCGCCGCCGCCAGCAACCTCGCCTTCGCCATCGGCGCCCCCATGTCCGGACGGCTGATGGACCGGTTCGGGCAGAACCGCGTCATCCCGCCCTTCGCCGTGCTCAACGCGCTCGCGCTGGCCGCCCTTATGATCTGCGCGTTCCTCGGGCTGCCCGAATGGACCCTGTACCTGTCCGGCCTGGTCGTCGGCGGCACCTCGCTGTCGGTGGGCTCGCTCGTACGGGCCCGCTGGTCGGCCATCCACGGCGGCTCGGCCCGGCTGCACACGGCCTTCGCGTTCGAGTCCGTCGTGGACGAGGTCGTCTTCGTCACCGGGCCCGCGCTGGTCACGCTGCTGGCCACGCGGTTCAACCCGTACATGGGGCTGCTGGTCGCGCTGGTCTTCATGCTGGCCGGCTGCCTGACGCTGGCGACACAGCGGCGCACCCAGCCTCCGGTGGCCGAGCACCGGGCGACGGGCGGCACCCCCATCCTCATCCCCGGCATCGCGCTGCTGTCGTGCGTCTACGTGGCGATGGGCGCGGTGTTCGGGTCCGTGGACCTGGTCACGGTGGCCTTCGCCGAGGAGCAGGGGGTCAAGGGCGCCGCGGGGCTGCTGCTGGCCTCGTTCGCGGGCGGGTCGATGATCTCGGGGCTGTGGTTCGGGTCGCGGCACTGGCGGATCTCGCTGCGGGGGCGGTTCGTGCGGGCGCTGATGGTGTTCGCGCTGGGGCTGCTGCCGATCTCGTTCATCGGGGACGCGCGGGTCATGGCCGCCGCGCTCTTCCTGGCCGGCTTCGCCATCTCGCCGACCCTCATCACCGGCTTCTCGCTCGTCGAACGGCTGGCGCCGCCGTCGCTGCTCACCGAGGGCATGGCGTGGATCTCCACCGCGCTCGGCATCGGCGTGGCGGTCGGCGCGTGGGCGGGCGGGCACCTCACCGAGGCGGCAGGCGCGTCCGACGCCTACGTCTTCGCGCTGGGCGCCGCGGTGCTCGCGCTCGTCGTCGGGATCGGAGGTTCGGGTTTGCTGAGACTTCCCGAGGCCGCTTCACCTGCCGAGAGCTGA
- a CDS encoding polysaccharide deacetylase family protein codes for MPAQAAATKPAEKPAPVDCSQVKCIALTFDDGPGKYAGTLLSTLKKYDAKATFFLEGQYAKSRPQYVKRMVAEGHELGNHSYSHPDFTKLEPGAIRNEIQKTQDAVKKAAGVEPKLLRPPYGLADLQVSDIADEFGMPIILWTGGSEDWASKNVEAIKKKTLEVAKPNGIILMHDWVKQTVDAMPSIVKSLQAKGYHLVTVSDVIKGEGLEAGDVFPLPAGWEN; via the coding sequence GTGCCCGCACAGGCCGCCGCCACCAAGCCGGCCGAGAAGCCCGCTCCGGTGGACTGCTCGCAGGTCAAGTGCATCGCGCTGACCTTCGACGACGGCCCGGGGAAGTACGCGGGCACGTTGCTGAGCACGCTGAAGAAGTACGACGCCAAGGCGACGTTCTTCCTTGAGGGCCAGTACGCCAAGAGCCGCCCCCAGTACGTCAAGCGCATGGTCGCCGAGGGCCACGAGCTCGGCAACCACAGCTACAGCCACCCTGACTTCACCAAGCTCGAACCTGGGGCCATCAGGAACGAAATCCAGAAGACCCAGGACGCCGTCAAGAAGGCGGCGGGCGTGGAGCCGAAGCTGCTGCGGCCCCCGTACGGGCTGGCCGATCTTCAGGTGTCCGACATCGCGGACGAGTTCGGCATGCCGATCATCCTCTGGACCGGCGGTTCTGAGGACTGGGCGAGCAAGAACGTCGAGGCGATCAAGAAGAAGACCCTTGAGGTCGCCAAGCCCAACGGCATCATCCTCATGCACGACTGGGTGAAGCAGACGGTGGACGCCATGCCGTCCATCGTCAAGAGCCTGCAGGCCAAGGGCTACCACCTGGTGACGGTCTCCGACGTCATCAAGGGCGAGGGCCTGGAGGCGGGCGACGTCTTCCCGCTTCCCGCGGGCTGGGAAAACTGA
- a CDS encoding D-arabinono-1,4-lactone oxidase: MVFTNWARNQTGEPAEVRAPASVADVVRAVRDAAASGRRVRMVGTGHSFTGVALTDGLMLRPHALTGVVSWGEDRVTVLAGTPLRELNELLHGRGLALANMGDITEQTVAGAIQTGTHGTGRDSGGLADQVAGLELVLADGTVASAAPGEELFDAARVGLGALGVLTTVTFRVEPAFLLHNRRRRMALSDILASLDELTAGNEHLDFFWLPHTDACLVKTNNRHPGPARPRSAARHWMDDVLLENTVFGAACALGARAPGLIPRINAVSAAALGDSESIDVSYKVFTARRDVRFLETEYAVPRERLAQALRETRDLVERMDWRITFPVEVRVTPPSDAWLSTAYGRATAYVACHVYRPTPNPAYFEGVEEIMTRLDGRPHWGKLHTRDAAYLAKVYPRFADFTALRDRLDPGRLFGNAYLDQVLG; the protein is encoded by the coding sequence ATGGTCTTCACGAACTGGGCGAGGAACCAGACCGGCGAACCCGCCGAGGTCCGGGCACCGGCCTCCGTCGCGGACGTGGTGCGGGCCGTGCGCGACGCCGCCGCCTCCGGGCGGCGCGTCCGCATGGTCGGCACCGGCCACTCCTTCACCGGCGTGGCCCTCACCGACGGCCTCATGCTGCGGCCCCACGCGCTGACCGGCGTCGTCTCCTGGGGCGAGGACCGCGTCACCGTCCTCGCCGGCACCCCGCTGCGCGAGCTCAACGAGCTGCTCCACGGGCGCGGCCTCGCCCTCGCCAACATGGGCGACATCACCGAGCAGACCGTCGCCGGCGCCATCCAGACCGGCACGCACGGGACAGGACGCGACAGCGGCGGCCTCGCCGACCAGGTCGCCGGGCTGGAGCTGGTCCTCGCCGACGGAACGGTGGCGAGCGCCGCCCCCGGCGAGGAACTGTTCGACGCGGCCCGGGTGGGGCTCGGCGCGCTCGGCGTGCTGACCACGGTGACCTTCCGCGTGGAGCCCGCGTTCCTGCTGCACAACCGGCGGCGCAGGATGGCGCTCAGCGACATCCTCGCCTCGCTCGACGAGCTGACCGCCGGCAACGAGCACCTCGACTTCTTCTGGCTGCCGCACACCGACGCCTGCCTGGTCAAGACCAACAACCGGCACCCGGGACCGGCCCGGCCGCGCAGCGCCGCGCGCCACTGGATGGACGACGTCCTCCTGGAGAACACCGTGTTCGGGGCCGCCTGCGCGCTCGGCGCCCGCGCCCCCGGGCTGATCCCGCGCATCAACGCCGTCAGCGCGGCGGCGCTCGGGGACTCCGAGTCGATCGACGTCTCGTACAAGGTCTTCACCGCCCGGCGCGACGTGCGCTTCCTGGAGACGGAGTACGCCGTGCCGCGCGAGCGGCTGGCGCAGGCGCTGCGCGAGACGCGGGACCTCGTCGAGCGGATGGACTGGAGGATCACGTTCCCCGTGGAGGTGCGGGTGACGCCGCCGAGCGACGCCTGGCTGTCCACGGCGTACGGGCGGGCGACGGCGTACGTCGCCTGCCACGTCTACCGGCCCACGCCGAACCCGGCGTACTTCGAGGGCGTCGAGGAGATCATGACGCGGCTGGACGGACGGCCGCACTGGGGCAAGCTGCACACCCGGGACGCCGCCTACCTCGCCAAGGTCTATCCCCGCTTCGCCGACTTCACCGCGCTCCGCGACCGGCTCGACCCCGGCCGCCTGTTCGGCAACGCCTACCTGGACCAGGTGCTCGGCTGA
- a CDS encoding S8 family serine peptidase, which produces MPRRLGLPSVYLAAAVATAAATAVPLAMTPASGLTVRPAVTEPTRPYIVVARGRAAARDLVGEVRWRVRRYYTAALPGFATYLTAAELASLRADPRVRAVEPDRQLHPMPARRPARPMTGPETGAGTTIYLVDSGVDTGRAEFGDRAWRAYDATGGNGRDCTGHGTQVAGRAHAAAPAAGIASIRALGCGGPGSLADVLAGLDWIRRHARGPSVAALPVDGARSPALREAVGSLVDAGVFVVGAADAGECRIGPGGAAYTAALPGLAGAAARLLERTPDANPAILASLLNCTFARGAIRQNPSRALNLLMHSGGL; this is translated from the coding sequence GTGCCCCGACGACTCGGCCTGCCCTCCGTGTATCTGGCCGCGGCCGTGGCGACGGCCGCCGCGACCGCCGTACCCCTGGCCATGACGCCCGCTTCCGGCCTCACCGTGCGCCCCGCCGTCACCGAGCCCACCCGGCCCTACATCGTCGTCGCGCGCGGCCGGGCCGCCGCCCGCGACCTCGTGGGCGAGGTGCGCTGGCGGGTGCGGCGCTACTACACCGCGGCGCTGCCCGGCTTCGCCACGTATCTCACCGCTGCCGAGCTGGCGTCGCTGCGCGCGGACCCCCGGGTGCGCGCCGTCGAGCCCGACCGGCAGCTCCACCCTATGCCCGCACGCCGTCCCGCCCGCCCCATGACCGGGCCCGAGACCGGGGCCGGAACCACGATCTACCTGGTGGACAGCGGTGTCGACACCGGACGCGCCGAGTTCGGCGACCGGGCGTGGCGGGCCTACGACGCGACCGGGGGCAACGGCCGCGACTGCACCGGCCACGGCACCCAGGTCGCCGGCCGGGCGCACGCGGCGGCGCCCGCGGCGGGGATCGCCTCGATCCGGGCGCTCGGCTGCGGCGGGCCGGGCTCGCTGGCCGACGTGCTCGCGGGACTGGACTGGATCCGCAGGCACGCCCGCGGACCGTCCGTCGCCGCGCTTCCCGTGGACGGCGCGCGCTCCCCCGCCCTCCGCGAGGCCGTGGGCTCGCTGGTGGACGCCGGCGTGTTCGTCGTCGGGGCCGCCGACGCGGGCGAGTGCCGGATCGGGCCGGGCGGGGCGGCGTACACGGCGGCCCTGCCGGGCCTCGCGGGGGCCGCCGCGCGGCTTCTGGAACGCACACCCGACGCGAACCCGGCGATCCTCGCGTCTCTGCTCAACTGCACCTTTGCCCGCGGCGCGATTCGCCAGAACCCGTCGAGGGCCCTTAACCTCCTCATGCATAGCGGCGGGCTCTAG
- the sepH gene encoding septation protein SepH, with protein MQELRLVAVSEDGTYLVLATAGRGTRFTLPVDDRLRAAVRGNFSRLGQYEIEVESPLRPKEIQARIRAGETAEEIAATAGIPVERVRWFEGPVLQEREYVAQQAQRVAVRMPGESAPGPTLGELVAERLTRRGVPTDEIDWDSAKRDDGLWRVKLGYVWNGHTRHAEWLFDPRKRHVSPHDDEAMRLSAADFDPEPPVVEDTTVTPFAPRVAKLQPVPPLSSDALPFPSMVRREPEEPAVGYNPPPRPTDPYPGTTSRDQHTGSTSRDQHGTTSREPAHRPDFPSRESAYRESAYRADPPSREPSDRPGDTSSRRSGSSPWLPDFSSGRPADRDNDTIYAPATRPTSADATTHEPSTAPSSPAASTQAAEPGAVPAPAPATGLGTDTPPAPATEPGTSPTPTPTPAQAQTTTPVQAQTATPAQAQTATPAQAQTSAPVQAQTAMPAEAPANTQAPAAAATPSAPPQEAASTAATVPSAPAAQSPESPVTEAAPPVRPMSSPAETNTAAQGTPPLAESAIPGQPTPPPVQDTAPAEPTTQTSPSAHTIPPATDTTESTAAPSTTTEPSADAEPSSDMAASGDTTPGDTATSGEATASAEPTVPAQAAPAAQVTPSTEPAATATPEAATGSTTAQSTTSADASSANAAEAPTSTDASAAPGSSAEPSTDATATVKPTVPATQVASETATTDAAAPAADASPADATPSPAPEASAATDAAPAQPATSDDKKPEDAPNQPAPVAAEAPAPETKPSVETPKPEEPAATEQPATTKPSAAESSATEPPATEPAAAEQPATAASAPTAEAPAAEQQAAEEPVAEEPAPAAERPKPEPPKANEQPKPQQPEAEQEAAVKEAKPPAPKPKPAPRAEPKVPAARPGGKDAKDEPPVPVPSPPPAPAARQARKGSRGRRASVPTWDEIMFGARRQD; from the coding sequence ATGCAGGAGCTCCGACTCGTCGCGGTGAGTGAGGACGGCACCTATCTCGTACTGGCCACGGCCGGACGGGGCACCCGCTTCACTCTTCCCGTGGACGACCGGCTCCGTGCTGCCGTCCGCGGCAATTTCTCCCGTCTCGGCCAGTACGAGATCGAAGTGGAGAGTCCGTTGCGTCCCAAGGAGATCCAGGCCCGCATCCGCGCCGGTGAGACCGCCGAGGAGATCGCGGCGACCGCCGGGATCCCCGTCGAGCGGGTGCGCTGGTTCGAAGGGCCGGTGCTGCAGGAGCGGGAATACGTCGCCCAGCAGGCGCAGCGCGTCGCCGTACGCATGCCCGGAGAGTCCGCCCCCGGCCCGACCCTCGGCGAGCTCGTCGCCGAACGGCTGACCAGGCGCGGCGTCCCCACGGACGAGATCGACTGGGACTCCGCCAAGCGCGACGACGGCCTGTGGCGGGTCAAGCTCGGCTACGTCTGGAACGGTCACACGCGCCACGCCGAATGGCTGTTCGACCCGCGCAAGCGCCACGTGTCGCCGCACGACGACGAGGCCATGCGGCTGTCCGCGGCCGACTTCGACCCCGAGCCGCCCGTGGTGGAGGACACCACGGTGACGCCGTTCGCGCCGCGCGTGGCCAAGCTGCAGCCGGTGCCGCCGCTCTCCTCCGACGCGCTGCCGTTCCCGTCGATGGTACGGCGCGAGCCGGAGGAGCCCGCCGTCGGCTACAACCCGCCCCCACGCCCCACCGACCCATACCCGGGCACCACGTCCCGCGACCAGCACACGGGCAGTACGTCCCGCGACCAGCACGGCACCACGTCGCGCGAGCCCGCCCACCGCCCCGACTTCCCGTCCCGCGAATCGGCCTACCGCGAGTCCGCCTACCGCGCCGACCCGCCCTCCCGCGAGCCGTCCGACCGCCCCGGCGACACCTCGTCCCGCCGCAGCGGGTCCTCGCCGTGGCTGCCCGACTTCAGCTCGGGCCGCCCCGCCGACCGCGACAACGACACCATCTACGCCCCCGCCACCCGCCCCACGTCGGCGGACGCCACCACCCACGAGCCCTCCACGGCTCCGTCCTCACCAGCCGCCTCAACCCAGGCCGCCGAACCCGGCGCGGTCCCAGCCCCGGCCCCGGCCACCGGGCTCGGCACAGACACGCCGCCAGCCCCGGCAACAGAGCCGGGCACGAGCCCAACACCGACCCCCACGCCCGCTCAGGCCCAGACCACTACGCCCGTCCAGGCCCAGACCGCCACGCCTGCTCAGGCCCAGACCGCCACGCCTGCTCAGGCCCAGACGTCTGCACCCGTCCAGGCCCAGACCGCCATGCCTGCTGAGGCCCCGGCCAACACGCAGGCTCCGGCCGCTGCTGCCACTCCGAGCGCGCCTCCTCAGGAGGCCGCATCCACCGCAGCCACCGTTCCGTCCGCGCCTGCGGCACAGTCGCCCGAGTCCCCGGTCACGGAGGCCGCGCCCCCCGTCCGGCCGATGTCGTCGCCTGCTGAGACCAACACCGCCGCCCAGGGGACGCCACCTCTTGCCGAGAGCGCCATACCTGGTCAGCCGACGCCGCCCCCCGTCCAGGACACGGCGCCCGCCGAGCCGACCACGCAGACGTCTCCGTCTGCGCACACGATTCCCCCCGCCACCGACACAACCGAGTCGACCGCAGCCCCGTCCACCACGACGGAACCGTCCGCCGACGCGGAGCCCTCCAGCGACATGGCCGCGTCCGGTGACACGACGCCGGGCGATACGGCGACGTCCGGCGAAGCGACCGCGTCCGCCGAGCCCACCGTGCCCGCGCAGGCGGCCCCCGCAGCTCAGGTGACACCGTCCACCGAGCCCGCGGCCACCGCCACTCCGGAGGCGGCCACCGGCTCGACCACCGCGCAGAGTACGACCTCCGCCGACGCATCCTCCGCCAACGCCGCCGAAGCGCCGACGTCCACTGACGCGAGCGCCGCACCGGGCTCCTCTGCCGAGCCATCCACGGACGCGACCGCCACCGTCAAGCCGACAGTGCCCGCAACCCAGGTCGCCAGCGAGACGGCCACCACCGACGCGGCGGCACCGGCCGCCGATGCCTCGCCCGCCGATGCGACACCCTCGCCTGCCCCCGAGGCGAGCGCCGCCACCGACGCAGCCCCCGCTCAGCCGGCGACCAGCGACGACAAGAAGCCCGAGGACGCGCCGAACCAGCCCGCGCCTGTCGCGGCGGAGGCCCCGGCTCCGGAGACGAAGCCGAGCGTGGAAACTCCGAAGCCCGAGGAGCCCGCCGCCACCGAGCAGCCGGCCACCACGAAGCCCTCGGCTGCGGAGTCTTCCGCCACGGAACCTCCCGCCACCGAGCCCGCCGCTGCCGAGCAACCCGCAACGGCGGCATCCGCACCGACCGCCGAGGCGCCCGCTGCCGAGCAGCAGGCCGCGGAGGAGCCGGTCGCGGAGGAGCCTGCTCCTGCGGCTGAGCGGCCCAAGCCCGAACCGCCGAAGGCGAACGAGCAGCCGAAGCCTCAGCAGCCCGAGGCTGAGCAGGAGGCGGCGGTCAAGGAGGCCAAGCCTCCGGCGCCCAAGCCGAAGCCCGCCCCTCGCGCGGAGCCCAAGGTCCCGGCCGCGCGGCCGGGCGGCAAGGACGCCAAGGACGAGCCGCCGGTCCCGGTGCCGTCCCCGCCGCCCGCGCCCGCCGCCCGGCAGGCGCGCAAGGGCTCCCGTGGCCGCCGCGCCTCCGTCCCGACCTGGGACGAGATCATGTTCGGCGCCCGCCGCCAGGACTGA
- a CDS encoding PH domain-containing protein yields MTDPSPRQGEFGPGEPGPPPQGPYPPPPPQGPHPPGQGPYPPMPVPVPLRLSPKVLLIDPVRMLPSLLLPLVGVLFVGGFSPRSYIWAALGVAGTVVFAVIRWATFTYELVGDRLETKRALISRSVRTIPLERIRGVDVSTPPMHRLLGLAVLKIDTGASGGNEEAGLDGVTLTEAERLKAVLLRRAAPAPPMDPAHVAHPAHAAGPVTASAAAPAEREIVRVPKRWLLYGPLSGAYLLTPFAFAGGAVGLAFQWGDELGVGRDVAWHAGEWLWERPYLLLAVAVLLVLAMPVLGGVMYAVFNWDFVLKRRDGYLVAERGLVNRRSVSLESQRVRGYEIVDGLAERWAGVVRAWAIVTGLGDSRTRGQLLPDVPRPVAYAVTGEAVGPYDAALRAHPPVARNRRLFRAIFPWAVLTLLSAVAALATGMTLWWILAVVALLLACAGIPLGLDRYASLGHGYDGARLSVRSGSLRRSQAVIERRAVVGWRLRQTWFQRRAGVLTLIAGVGAGTGGYEAIDVSEAQGVAFPTEVTPEWLTPFLGTDDS; encoded by the coding sequence ATGACCGATCCCAGTCCCCGCCAGGGCGAGTTCGGGCCGGGCGAGCCGGGTCCGCCGCCGCAAGGGCCGTACCCCCCGCCGCCGCCTCAGGGGCCGCATCCGCCGGGCCAGGGGCCGTACCCGCCGATGCCGGTCCCGGTGCCGTTGCGGCTGAGCCCGAAGGTGCTGCTCATCGACCCCGTGCGGATGCTGCCCTCCCTCCTCCTTCCCCTGGTGGGCGTGCTGTTCGTGGGCGGGTTCTCGCCCAGGTCGTACATCTGGGCCGCCCTCGGCGTCGCCGGGACGGTGGTGTTCGCGGTCATCCGCTGGGCCACGTTCACGTACGAGCTGGTGGGCGACCGCCTGGAGACCAAGCGGGCGCTCATCAGCCGGTCCGTCCGGACCATCCCGCTGGAACGGATCCGTGGCGTCGACGTCTCCACGCCCCCCATGCACCGGCTGCTCGGCCTGGCCGTCCTCAAGATCGACACAGGGGCGAGCGGCGGGAACGAGGAGGCCGGGCTCGACGGCGTGACGCTCACCGAGGCCGAACGCCTCAAGGCCGTCCTGCTGCGCCGCGCCGCCCCCGCACCTCCCATGGATCCGGCGCACGTCGCGCACCCCGCGCACGCGGCCGGTCCGGTGACGGCGAGCGCCGCCGCGCCCGCCGAGCGGGAGATCGTCAGGGTGCCGAAGCGGTGGCTGCTGTACGGGCCGCTGTCCGGGGCGTACCTGCTCACGCCGTTCGCGTTCGCGGGCGGCGCGGTGGGGCTGGCGTTCCAGTGGGGCGACGAGCTGGGGGTCGGGCGCGACGTCGCCTGGCACGCGGGGGAGTGGCTCTGGGAGCGGCCCTACCTGCTGCTCGCCGTGGCGGTGCTGCTCGTCCTGGCGATGCCGGTGCTCGGCGGGGTCATGTACGCCGTCTTCAACTGGGACTTCGTCCTCAAGCGCAGAGACGGCTACCTGGTGGCCGAACGCGGGCTGGTCAACCGGCGGAGCGTGTCGCTGGAGTCCCAGCGGGTGCGCGGCTACGAGATCGTGGACGGGCTGGCCGAGCGGTGGGCGGGCGTCGTACGCGCCTGGGCCATCGTCACCGGCCTCGGCGACTCGCGGACACGCGGCCAGCTCCTGCCCGACGTGCCACGGCCCGTCGCGTACGCGGTCACGGGCGAGGCCGTCGGGCCGTACGACGCCGCCCTGCGCGCCCACCCGCCCGTCGCCCGCAACCGCCGCCTCTTCCGCGCGATCTTCCCCTGGGCGGTGCTGACCCTGCTGAGCGCGGTGGCGGCGCTGGCCACCGGGATGACGCTGTGGTGGATCCTGGCCGTGGTCGCGCTGCTGCTCGCCTGCGCGGGCATCCCCCTGGGGCTCGACCGGTACGCGTCGCTGGGGCACGGCTACGACGGGGCGCGGCTGAGCGTACGGTCGGGGTCGCTGCGCCGGTCCCAGGCCGTCATCGAACGGCGGGCCGTGGTGGGGTGGCGGCTGCGGCAGACCTGGTTCCAGCGGCGCGCCGGGGTGCTCACGCTGATCGCCGGCGTGGGTGCAGGCACGGGCGGTTACGAGGCGATCGACGTCTCCGAGGCGCAGGGGGTGGCCTTTCCGACGGAGGTGACCCCGGAATGGCTCACTCCGTTCCTGGGCACTGACGATTCTTGA